The Eubacterium ventriosum genome includes the window CGCCTTCTTTCCATGCGCCTTCACATTGATATGCTGCAGTGGCACTTCCCCATAAAAACTTTTTGTCCATTAACTTAATTTCTCCTTATACAATGTTATAAACTCTTTTGCCACACGTTCATACATTATTGTTGTCATTAAATGGTCCTGTGCGTGAACTAACATTATGCTATACTCAATATCTTTTCCCTGAGCTTCCTTTGCCAGCAACTCTGTCTGTGCATTGTGAGCATTTGTTAATTCACTTTCTCCTTTTTTGATTAACTCATCAGCCTCATCAAACTCACCATTTCTGGCTTTTTCAACTGCTTTAAAGAATGATGAAAATGCATCTCCTGCATAACTTATAAGCTGAAAAGCAACCATCTGTGCTTCTTCTCTATTCATTGCTTTCTCCTTTCGTTTTTTGTTTATGCCATTATTATATTTTATAAATTTTTCATTTACAAATCATCTTTTGCGGTGTACACCGCACCTATATATTTGCCTGTACTTTTCTAATGTTGTATAATTTAATTACTTTAATAATTTATGATTACATTTTATATTTTTAAGGAGATATTTGTATGAATAGATTTACTGATCGTCAGAAAAAAATAATTAAGGAAATACATAATTCCAATACTTTCATTACAGGTAAATCTCTAAGTCTGATTCTTAATGTTTCACTTAGAACTATTCAATCTGAAGTTTCTGCCATTAACAAAGTACTGCATTTAATACTTTCTACTAACAGAGGCTATAAGATTGATGATAATCTGTATAAAACAATGGATTTTACCGCCATTGAAAAAGAGCAGAATTTAGAACATATTATTGTCAAAAAAGTATTTTTCCATAATCCTCATTATAACATTGATGATTTGGCAGAGGTTCTTTACATAAGTACCACAACTTTAGAAAAATACTTTAAAAAGATTAATGATACTCTTTCTGATTTTGATTTAAAAATAGTCAGAACTAATAATACTGTTTTTGTTTCAGGAAATGAATTAAATAAGCGAAAATATTTAAACAAAATTATTTTTGATGAAATCAATCCTGCCTTTAACAGTATTGATAATTTGAATAATTATTTTGAAGGAATTGACGTTGACAAAATTAAAATTATTATTCTTAATTCAATCAATAAGTATCACTATTACGTCGACAATGCTTACTACAACAACATAATTGTAAACATAACTATTGCTCTTTACCGTATGCGTACCGACCACTATGTTTCAGAACCTTTAAGAAATATTAGTGATAAGGCTGAAACTGTAGAATCAAAAATTGCTACAGAAATATGCACTCAGTACTCAGCCCATTGCAATATTGATCCTTCTGAAGATGATATTTTTTATATTTCATCACTTCTTGAAGGCATAATCAAACCTATAAGCAATGATGCACAATCTGTTTCACAGGATATTTTGACATCTGATTTTATTGAAGAAATCCGTGAAATTTTGTTAAATGTATTTTCTTCTTATATGTTGGAAATTAACTTTGATGAATATCTTTATAGTTTTGCCCTACATATACATGGTTTAATTAAGAGAGCAAACAGTATACAGTCTTCAGGCAATGACTTTTTAAATAACATAAAAAAGAATTGTCCTTTTATATATGATGTTTCTGTTAGCATTGCTCAGAAATTAAATAAAAAATATAATATTAGCATTGCTGACTCTGAGATTGGATATATTAGCATACACATAGGTTACTTAATTGAATCTTCCAACAGTGATTCAGATAAAGTTTCCGTACTGCTTTTATGTCATGATTACCATCATATTAATTCGAATATTGAAAAGAAATTATTAGACAATTATCAGAATTTTATTACTTTAAA containing:
- a CDS encoding PTS lactose/cellobiose transporter subunit IIA codes for the protein MNREEAQMVAFQLISYAGDAFSSFFKAVEKARNGEFDEADELIKKGESELTNAHNAQTELLAKEAQGKDIEYSIMLVHAQDHLMTTIMYERVAKEFITLYKEKLS
- a CDS encoding BglG family transcription antiterminator — protein: MNRFTDRQKKIIKEIHNSNTFITGKSLSLILNVSLRTIQSEVSAINKVLHLILSTNRGYKIDDNLYKTMDFTAIEKEQNLEHIIVKKVFFHNPHYNIDDLAEVLYISTTTLEKYFKKINDTLSDFDLKIVRTNNTVFVSGNELNKRKYLNKIIFDEINPAFNSIDNLNNYFEGIDVDKIKIIILNSINKYHYYVDNAYYNNIIVNITIALYRMRTDHYVSEPLRNISDKAETVESKIATEICTQYSAHCNIDPSEDDIFYISSLLEGIIKPISNDAQSVSQDILTSDFIEEIREILLNVFSSYMLEINFDEYLYSFALHIHGLIKRANSIQSSGNDFLNNIKKNCPFIYDVSVSIAQKLNKKYNISIADSEIGYISIHIGYLIESSNSDSDKVSVLLLCHDYHHINSNIEKKLLDNYQNFITLKLFTTDNRSALINAYSDLIVTTKPLNLIGKEVIVVSPFFTMMDQINVDNAIHKCLENKQKIKRNNILSSFFDEKLFFKSNDFGNKEDVIRFLGQNVIDYGLCEEGFVESVLEREQLSSTCFFDTFAIPHALDMNATHTMICVLTSESGIQWDDHVIHIVLMLAVQQNDRKKFMELYNGIVQTLEKPEKVNKLVLSDNLMDFLNQLLEK